Proteins from a genomic interval of Granulicella sp. L56:
- a CDS encoding CpaF family protein encodes MSFELILPFLRPIEPLLLDDSISEIMGNPDASWWYERDGIVRREESISFDAGKLRTGLEVVANKLGKRLDEDNPVLHAQLPDGSRLAAVIPPVVRPSPAVTIRKFTSRKFTAEDLIARGALTRSLADLLAEQIRSGKTLLISGGTGTGKTTLLNILANAIPEHERVVVIEDTSELRIQKPNVLAVECQTDTFKSAVTFDDLLKSALRWRPDRIILGEVRGIEARTLLDSLNTGHGGSLATIHANSAEKALRRFANLVMRSHAQATIADVEAEIAEAVNLVVHVERQPGRRRISEVLEIEAYDRRLQRFETTPLYRADCSQESAHNLTPESSRKDAHNAIA; translated from the coding sequence ATGAGCTTCGAGCTAATCCTGCCGTTCCTTCGCCCCATCGAGCCGCTGCTGTTGGATGACAGTATCAGCGAGATCATGGGCAATCCCGATGCCTCATGGTGGTACGAGCGCGACGGGATTGTGCGGCGGGAGGAGAGCATTTCCTTCGATGCCGGCAAACTTCGTACTGGCCTCGAAGTAGTAGCCAACAAGCTCGGCAAGCGCTTGGACGAAGATAACCCGGTCCTCCACGCGCAGCTTCCCGATGGAAGCCGCTTGGCGGCTGTCATTCCTCCAGTAGTGCGGCCTTCGCCCGCCGTGACAATACGCAAGTTCACCAGCCGGAAGTTCACGGCTGAAGACCTGATTGCTCGCGGGGCGCTAACGCGCTCGCTCGCCGATCTGTTAGCGGAACAGATTCGCAGCGGAAAGACGCTACTCATCAGCGGTGGAACCGGAACCGGGAAGACGACACTGCTCAACATTCTTGCAAACGCCATCCCCGAGCATGAGCGTGTGGTCGTGATCGAGGATACGTCTGAGCTTCGTATCCAGAAGCCGAACGTACTGGCGGTCGAATGCCAGACCGATACCTTCAAATCGGCCGTCACGTTTGATGACCTCTTGAAGTCAGCTCTCCGGTGGAGACCGGACCGCATCATCCTGGGAGAAGTTCGCGGAATCGAGGCGCGTACGCTGCTGGATTCCTTGAACACAGGGCATGGCGGATCGCTCGCGACTATTCATGCAAACTCCGCCGAGAAGGCACTCCGTAGATTCGCCAACTTGGTTATGCGAAGCCATGCGCAAGCCACCATCGCTGACGTTGAAGCGGAGATTGCCGAGGCCGTCAATCTCGTTGTCCATGTAGAACGCCAACCGGGGCGCCGTCGCATAAGCGAAGTTCTTGAGATTGAGGCCTACGATCGTCGGCTTCAACGCTTTGAAACCACTCCACTCTATCGGGCCGATTGCTCGCAGGAATCGGCTCACAACCTTACCCCTGAATCATCTCGAAAGGATGCCCACAATGCCATTGCTTGA
- a CDS encoding single-stranded DNA-binding protein produces the protein MYQNKVNLIGFLGSDAEVRANNNRSFTILSLATKSSYKKDGKYVSQTEWHRCVVFGKLSDFAKTLKKGAHLQVEGELRSREYDSKKTDSKQRSIWEIKVDSILKLDRAEKAAVEAEDHDDSPVEDVAA, from the coding sequence ATGTACCAGAACAAAGTAAACCTCATCGGCTTCCTCGGCAGTGACGCAGAAGTTCGCGCCAACAACAACCGCAGCTTCACAATTCTCTCGCTGGCAACCAAGTCCTCCTACAAGAAAGACGGCAAGTACGTCTCGCAAACCGAGTGGCACCGTTGCGTGGTTTTCGGCAAGCTCTCTGACTTCGCCAAGACACTCAAGAAGGGCGCACATCTCCAGGTTGAGGGTGAGCTTCGCAGCCGGGAGTACGACAGCAAGAAGACGGACAGCAAGCAGCGCAGCATCTGGGAGATCAAGGTCGATTCGATCCTGAAGCTCGACCGCGCTGAGAAGGCAGCCGTGGAAGCGGAAGATCACGACGACAGCCCTGTAGAGGACGTGGCTGCTTAG